ACTTGGGTTCACCTCATCCTATGGTCCTCTGGCTCACCGTACTTTATCATCAACAACATGGTCCTCGTTGGTTACCTTGTTATTTGGATTTTAAAACGGAAACGGGTCAAAACGTTGGTCGTTTGTTGGGAGAAGTTGGTAGCTATGGTATTCTCTTCTTCGCCTTAACTGAACCCCAACAGTGCAAGCACGTGATGAAGGCTAGCATCGCCCCTCATCAACGCAAACTACTCCAGGAATGGTCAGAAGGCGCCAGTGGAATTAAACACTACGGCAAACCACAAATTAGTAAACGCATTCTCAAACAGGAACTCGAAAAGCTCAAACCCAAAATAGTAGAGAAACTAGTCAAGATTAAAGCTTCTCCTGAATCTAACGTTTAGGCGAGAAAAACAACAAAGGGAACCAACTGCGGTGTAGTAACTCCTTGGCAAAATTGGGTACCGTCCATTGCAGTAGGTTTGTCTGATAATCATTAGCAATGGCGATCGCACTAATGTCAAAAGCTACAGCCGCTTTTAAAGTCTCAGCTACTGGCTCTCCGTATCTTACTTCTGTATTGACTTTTAGACCGACAGACTCTAATTCTCGTTGTACTTCCTCGATTTTAGCTTGGGCTATAGCAAAGTTATTAGCTGTTAGCTCTTGAGAACGACTTACCTCTTCGACTACAAACACTAGCATACACTGCTCAATTTTATTGTCTGGGAATCGATTCAGGTGGTTGACTAGATGTTTAATCATGTAATGGGAATTTTCCCCATCGTCATAGGGTATCAATAAATATCTTAATAAATGCTGACAACGCAGAGATAATTCTTCTCTGGTGTAGGTAGAAATCAACTGAGGACGGATAATTAGTAAAGGCGCCTCTGTTAGTTTAGCGATCGCTGTACTTGTACTGCCAAAAATCGTCTCTTTCCAACCACTTCTGATAGGCGTACCCAGCATAATCAAGTCTACCATATAGTTTTCTAAAACCCTTTCAATCGATTCGGCAGGGTTTCCCGAAAGTACTTCTATTGATACTTTAACGTGTTCGGGTACATTATTCAGAGCAGTAGCTAATCTAGTCTCGGCTTCTTTAATTGCTTTGGAGTCTTCCCTGGGTACTTGGCCCTGTTTTTCCAGGGAGACGCTGTGAAAAAAAATTATATGACCTAAATTACTCTGAGCCAAATCGGGGACAAACTCAGTTAAACGGTCTAGTCCGTCTGTAAAATCTGTGCAGATTAAGCAAGTCTTTGACATGAATATAAAATAAATACTTTTTTATAAGACTAACATCTTCTTTGAAGTTAGCTCCCCAACACCCCAGTTTTTTCATCAAAAAATTATTAATTATTGATAACCCAACAAGAGTAGGAGGTAGCAACTGCTTATTCTCCGTTGATACAGATGAGTCTATAAACCCCACTGATGTTTGAGAAATTCCTTATAGAGGTTCTCTCTGACAATCATTTGTTCGTAGAGTTTAACTAAAAATTCCTGAGCCTGTGCATGGCTCATTTTCTGTACCTGAGTTTCAAACGAACGTAAGTTGAACTGTTGTTCTAGAGATAGACTCATTGATTCTGGCATAATCGTTTACTCCTAAGTTCATGTGAACTAATATAACAATTATTTGACAAGATGTCCATTTTTTGCATCAGAACAATTACTGAAGTCGAAGCACTAATCTAGATTTAACAGCTAGACAAGGATTGAGTTGCTCAAATTGAACGAAATACCTGAGCTGAGGCAAAGAAACTAAAAAAATGGCGTAAAATTAGTAATTTCTGATACGATGAAAGCTAACTAAAAAAAACAGACCAGATTGGAAAATCGTGTAAAGATTCTGTAATAATTGATCAAAGAGTGGCAAACCAGCTCCCTACTTAATGAACCATAACTGCTTTTTTAGGTCTGAATATTGAAAAACAATTTGAGCTTGACAGCAATAATTAGCTATTGTGACCCTCAGTCTTTGCACATTATGGACAAAGCAGAGGGTTGGGATGGGGCCATCTCTACAAAAATATCTTTGTCATCAGTTTTTAACCAATCTACTATTAGGAGGAATGCAAATATGTCTGTTCGTCTTTACGTAGGTAATTTACCGACCAAACAGCCTATTGAGAGAGAAGATCTTAAATCACTATTTGCCGAAGTGGGTGAAACAGTCTCTACTCCCAAGGTTCCCAAAGATCGCAAAGGCAATTGTAAAGGCTTTGCGTTTATTACCGTAGCTAACGATGAACTAGCTACAGAAATCATAGAAAAATACAACGGTCAAGAATTTATGGGTAGTCTCTTAAAAATAGAAAAAGCCTTACCCCGGACCAAAGCAGAAGAAGGAGAAGAGGAAACCACCACCAGCAGCAGCGAACAACCAACTGTAGTCAAGCCGACGAAACGCGGTACAAGTACACCCAAGCGCAATCGCAAAGAAAGCCAAAACAACACACCTAAAACTGATTCCCAGTCAATTCAGCCAGATCCTCGTTGGGCCCAAGAATTAGCCCTACTCAAAGAAAGACTGGCCACTCAAACGAGTAACTCATAAGTCAAGCACCGTGGTTTTAACCCCGTACTCATAGTCGTCGGGGTCACAGCCACAAAAAACTAAGTTAACCAGACAAAAGGAGAGTAATATGTCCCAAGAGGTCGATCCAGTAAAGGTAATGAAACAGGAAGTAGGTAAAGCCGCGGCTTCTAGAGTTAAATCTAATTCGATTGTTGGTTTGGGAACAGGTTCAACCTCCGCCTATGCGATCGAATACCTAGGCGATCGCCTCAAATCCGGGGAGCTTGAAAACATTATTGGTATACCGACTTCTTTTCAATCTGAAGTATTAGCTAAAAAATACGGTATTCCCCTAGCAACCCTGGATGCGATCGATCATATCGACGTAGCTATTGACGGAGCGGACGAAGTAGATCCCCAAAAAAACTTAATAAAAGGTGGTGGAGCGGCCCACACCCGGGAAAAAGTAGTAGATAGCTTAGCGGAATTATTTATCGTAGTCGTTGACAGCAACAAATTGGTAGACCAACTCGGTTCAACTTTTTTACTCCCAGTAGAAGTAATTCCCATGGCTCTAGCTCC
Above is a genomic segment from Gloeocapsa sp. PCC 73106 containing:
- a CDS encoding NblA/ycf18 family protein, which codes for MPESMSLSLEQQFNLRSFETQVQKMSHAQAQEFLVKLYEQMIVRENLYKEFLKHQWGL
- a CDS encoding universal stress protein produces the protein MSKTCLICTDFTDGLDRLTEFVPDLAQSNLGHIIFFHSVSLEKQGQVPREDSKAIKEAETRLATALNNVPEHVKVSIEVLSGNPAESIERVLENYMVDLIMLGTPIRSGWKETIFGSTSTAIAKLTEAPLLIIRPQLISTYTREELSLRCQHLLRYLLIPYDDGENSHYMIKHLVNHLNRFPDNKIEQCMLVFVVEEVSRSQELTANNFAIAQAKIEEVQRELESVGLKVNTEVRYGEPVAETLKAAVAFDISAIAIANDYQTNLLQWTVPNFAKELLHRSWFPLLFFSPKR
- the rpiA gene encoding ribose-5-phosphate isomerase RpiA; amino-acid sequence: MSQEVDPVKVMKQEVGKAAASRVKSNSIVGLGTGSTSAYAIEYLGDRLKSGELENIIGIPTSFQSEVLAKKYGIPLATLDAIDHIDVAIDGADEVDPQKNLIKGGGAAHTREKVVDSLAELFIVVVDSNKLVDQLGSTFLLPVEVIPMALAPVTRALEKLGGVPELRMGIRKDGPVVTDQGNLVLDVKFTKIEDAAQLEQKINNIPGVLENGLFVGLADIILVGEIKDGKPTVREF
- a CDS encoding RNA-binding protein translates to MSVRLYVGNLPTKQPIEREDLKSLFAEVGETVSTPKVPKDRKGNCKGFAFITVANDELATEIIEKYNGQEFMGSLLKIEKALPRTKAEEGEEETTTSSSEQPTVVKPTKRGTSTPKRNRKESQNNTPKTDSQSIQPDPRWAQELALLKERLATQTSNS